One Gossypium raimondii isolate GPD5lz chromosome 3, ASM2569854v1, whole genome shotgun sequence genomic window carries:
- the LOC105796226 gene encoding uncharacterized protein LOC105796226, producing MGVVVCYRRPPYTVAGFQGGQLGAGEEAVRWQSRWWQRRTGGRWLKAKGQKTLGAAPRVLLFSARFFCFGFWAEVRLLDLLGQNVGLAVCCLGRAKLGCYICF from the exons ATGGGGGTCGTCGTCTGCTACCGTCGGCCACCGTACACGGTGGCCGGATttcaag GTGGGCAGTTGGGAGCGGGTGAGGAGGCCGTACGGTGGCAGAGTAGGTGGTGGCAGCGGCGCACAGGGGGCAGGTGGTTGAAGGCTAAAGGTCAGAAGACCCTAGGAGCGGCGCCTAGGGTTCTTCTGTTTTCTGCtaggtttttttgttttgggttttgggctgAGGTGAGGCTATTGGACCTGTTAGGGCAAAATGTTGGGCTTGCTGTTTGTTGTTTGGGCAGGGCGAAACTGGGCTGCtacatttgtttttaa